A single genomic interval of Macadamia integrifolia cultivar HAES 741 unplaced genomic scaffold, SCU_Mint_v3 scaffold1019, whole genome shotgun sequence harbors:
- the LOC122062399 gene encoding 50S ribosomal protein L12, chloroplastic-like, with the protein KGNQLRSPTSTPSSACPSHSSTSFPKQTLDFPIRSPKLSRKANFLPPICAVAVPEKVEKIGNELKNLTLEEARSLVDWLQEELGVSAAAFAPAAVAVAPGAVADAGPAVVEEQTEFDVLIEEVPSNARIATIKVMRALTNLALKEAKELIEGLPKKFKEGTSEEGGVDLRMNMINFHRFLSWCVGRSWNCAPFLFRETSETSKTCFVIHVS; encoded by the coding sequence AAAGGAAACCAGCTTCGTTCGCCGACTTCGACTCCATCCTCTGCGTGTCCTTCCCATTCTTCCACCTCTTTCCCGAAGCAAACCCTAGATTTCCCGATTCGAAGCCCCAAATTGTCCCGCAAAGCCAACTTCCTTCCCCCTATTTGCGCCGTTGCCGTACCAGAGAAAGTAGAGAAGATTGGAAACGAGCTCAAAAACCTAACCCTAGAAGAAGCTCGCAGCCTCGTTGACTGGTTACAGGAAGAGCTCGGTGTCTCCGCTGCTGCCTTCGCACCGGCGGCTGTTGCCGTAGCGCCTGGTGCCGTTGCCGATGCGGGACCAGCCGTCGTTGAGGAGCAAACGGAGTTCGATGTTCTTATCGAGGAAGTGCCGAGTAACGCGAGGATTGCAACAATTAAGGTCATGAGAGCACTTACGAATCTGGCGTTGAAGGAAGCGAAGGAGTTGATTGAAGGATTACCGAAGAAATTCAAGGAGGGAACCTCAGAGGAAGGGGGTGTCGATCTTCGAATGAACATGATaaattttcatagatttttaagtTGGTGTGTCGGTCGATCGTGGAATtgtgccccttttttgtttcgagaaacaagcgaaacaagtaaaacttgtttcgtcattcatgtttcttga